One Zonotrichia albicollis isolate bZonAlb1 chromosome 25, bZonAlb1.hap1, whole genome shotgun sequence genomic window carries:
- the FNDC10 gene encoding fibronectin type III domain-containing protein 10, giving the protein MPGPPSLLPPLLALLCLGLAEPNADPDEPWCPYKVGGDGAAAAAAGARLCFRPPARGFQCSARACRAHRSAGGALVANVLRNGSVLLQWGMRHWGPPARPAAALRGFALNCSWDGTYTRFPCDSVELGAACRDYLLAEAHGSVRYRLCLQPRFAPPRPAPPAQCVEFRVEPAAMRDIVVAMTAVGGSICVMLVFICLLVAYITENLMSPALARGGHGAAAARRA; this is encoded by the coding sequence ATGCCCGGCCCGCCCAgcctgctgcctcctctgctCGCCCTGCTGTGCCTCGGGCTGGCCGAGCCCAACGCCGACCCCGACGAGCCGTGGTGCCCCTACAAGGTGGGCGGCGATggcgccgcggcggcggcggcgggggcgcggctGTGCTTCCGCCCGCCGGCCCGCGGCTTCCAGTGCTCGGCGCGGGCGTGCCGCGCCCACCGCTCCGCGGGCGGCGCGCTGGTGGCCAACGTGCTGCGGAACGGCAGCGTGCTGCTGCAGTGGGGCATGCGGCACTGggggccgcccgcccgccccgccgccgccctgCGCGGCTTCGCGCTCAACTGCTCCTGGGACGGCACCTACACGCGCTTCCCCTGCGACAGCGTGGAGCTGGGGGCCGCGTGTCGCGATTACCTGCTGGCCGAGGCGCACGGCAGCGTGCGCTACCGCCTGTGCCTGCAGCCGCGCTtcgccccgccgcgccccgcgccgcccgcgcAGTGCGTGGAGTTCCGCGTGGAGCCCGCGGCCATGCGCGACATCGTGGTGGCCATGACGGCCGTGGGGGGATCCATCTGCGTGATGCTCGTCTTCATCTGCCTGCTCGTGGCCTACATCACCGAGAACCTCATGAGCCCCGCGCTGGCCCGCGGAGGGCACGGGGCGGCCGCTGCGCGCCGCGCCTAG